One stretch of Punica granatum isolate Tunisia-2019 chromosome 5, ASM765513v2, whole genome shotgun sequence DNA includes these proteins:
- the LOC116206891 gene encoding thioredoxin-like protein CXXS1 isoform X1, with protein sequence MEGAEEQQSKSRVVKVDSAQTWDSYVNEGCPIVVHFSASWCIPSVAMNPFFEELASSYQDVLFLTVDVDDVKEVASRMEVKAMPTFLLMKNGAPVDKLVGANPDEIRKRIDSFVQSTREYIA encoded by the exons ATGGAGGGTGCAGAAGAGCAGCAGAGCAAGTCAAGGGTCGTGAAGGTTGACTCTGCCCAAACATGGGATTCCTATGTCAATGAAGGCTGCCCA ATTGTGGTCCACTTCTCTGCATCGTGGTGCATACCTTCCGTGGCCATGAACCCCTTCTTCGAGGAGCTTGCTTCGAGCTACCAGGATGTTCTGTTCCTCACGGTCGATGTTGATGATGTCAAG gaagttgcAAGCAGAATGGAGGTGAAGGCGATGCCAACATTCCTGCTGATGAAGAACGGTGCTCCCGTGGACAAGCTCGTAGGCGCCAACCCCGACGAGATCAGGAAACGGATCGACTCCTTTGTCCAGTCCACTCGCGAATACATTGCTTAA
- the LOC116206891 gene encoding thioredoxin-like protein CXXS1 isoform X2: protein MWVNLCFPFHFKKPNQIVVHFSASWCIPSVAMNPFFEELASSYQDVLFLTVDVDDVKEVASRMEVKAMPTFLLMKNGAPVDKLVGANPDEIRKRIDSFVQSTREYIA, encoded by the exons ATGTGGGTCAATCtctgttttccttttcatttcaaGAAGCCAAATCAG ATTGTGGTCCACTTCTCTGCATCGTGGTGCATACCTTCCGTGGCCATGAACCCCTTCTTCGAGGAGCTTGCTTCGAGCTACCAGGATGTTCTGTTCCTCACGGTCGATGTTGATGATGTCAAG gaagttgcAAGCAGAATGGAGGTGAAGGCGATGCCAACATTCCTGCTGATGAAGAACGGTGCTCCCGTGGACAAGCTCGTAGGCGCCAACCCCGACGAGATCAGGAAACGGATCGACTCCTTTGTCCAGTCCACTCGCGAATACATTGCTTAA